One Lentisphaerota bacterium genomic window, TAGTTCGCCGCGCGCCAATAGGCATCCATCTTGTGGAGCAGGTCGAGCGTCAGCGTATCTGTTTTCATGGTTCAGTTCTCCTTTTTCATCTGACTCGGTTTCATTCTTCTCGCCGGGCGTGGCGCCCAAGTTTGACCATCTCCAGAACGAGCAACGGGATGGCTCCCACGGCGAGCAGCAACAGGCAATCGGTGAATGGCATGTGTGACGTCTTCAGAAAGCGCCCCAGCATCGCGCTGTGTTGGCTCCACACCTGAAGGGTGAAGGAAAGGGCAACCACGAGCATGAGATTGACGTTTGTGAATAGGGAGATGCGCCAGACCGGCTTCGCCGAGCAGGCCGGAGATAACACCGGCCGCGATGAGAATCCAGATCAGGAGGCTCTTGAACTGGCCGAGCACAATCCGAAGCGGGCTGATGGGTTTGCCTTCCTTCAGTTCGTTCGGGCCGCTGGTCGAAAGGCGCTGCGCCGCTTCCTGCGAAGAGAGCCCAACCGCCGCGGACTCAAGCCGGCTCAGCACATCCTCAGCCGACTGGCTGTGCCAAGCTGTGTTCGCCGGCTGTGCGGCGAACCCCTCGCTATCTGCGGGCAGAAGGCTGTAAGTCGTTGGGTCTGCACCAACCGGATTGTTCATGCCTTTCCCTTTGGCTGCTGTTTTGACGACCGTTGCATCAGGTTCTCCATCAATTTGTCGAACGGCTGATTGAACTTCGTGACGCCTTCGTCCTCCAATTGCTGAGTAACCGCATCGAGACTGATTCCGATATCCGACAATCGCTTCAAGATCCGTGCCGCATGGGCAACATCTTTCTCGAGACGGGCTTGCGCGTCTCCATGGTCGCGATAGGCGTCGAACGTTTCGACCGGAGCCGTGTTCACCGTGTCCGGTCCGATGAGGGCCTCAACGTATTTCACGTCGCTGTAATCGGGATTCTTTGTGCCCGTGCTGGCCCAGAGCAACCGCTGAACGTGAGCGCCCTGCGCCGCCAGACTCCTGAACCGGTCGCCGTCGAAGATCTCTTTGAATATCTGATAGGCCATCTTCGCGCTGGCGATTGCGACTTGCCCGAGCGCCTCCTTCGCGACATCTGCCGCTGGGCCGTTTTTCTCGATGATTGGTTTCAGCAGCGGGTCCACTAGCACATCGATACGGCTCACAAAGAAACTGGCCACCGAGGCCACGTGGTTCACCGCTTGCCTTTGGCTCAACCGCGCTTCGATGCCAGCGATGTAGGCTTCCGCCACCTGCCGGTAACGAGACAGCCCAAAGATCAAGGTCACATTGACGTTGATTCCTTCCCCTATCAGTTGCCGGATGGCGGGCAGTCCTTCGACTGTGGCGGGCACTTTGATGAAGACGTTGGGCCGGTTCAGGGCACTCCACAACCGGCGGGCTTCCATCAGCGTGCCAGGAGTGTTATGCGCCAGATGAGGGTTGACCTCCAAGCTGATGTAACCGTCTTTACCGTCGGTCCGGTCATAAAGCGGCCGGAACGCATCGGCGGCGCTTTGAACATCGCGCCGGGTGATCGCTTCATAGATATCCTGAGCGCCCTTCCCTTTAACCGCCAAGTCGCGAATATCCTCGTCGTAATCGTGACTCTCCACAATAGCCTTCTCGAAGATGGCGGGATTGGAGGTCATCCCCCGGAGTCCATCCTCTTCGATCAGACGCCGGAGCTCGCCGCCTGCGATCAGGTCGCGTCGGATGTAGTCCAGCCAAATGGACTGCCCGAGTGTTTCCACGTGTTTTACAGGATTGATCTTCATGGGGTTGCCTCGGTAACACGGTCGTGGAATCAGGCACGGCGTGACTTACGACGGTACGTATGGCCACCACCGCCCCAATGAACAATGTCGACAACACAGGCGGCGATGAAGAGCGCCAGCCATCCGCCGGTCAACGTGTGATTGTTGTTCAGCATGGCCGCGACGTAGGCGAGGGTGGTATACGGCATGAACACAAAGCCCACGAGCGGCCACAACCGGGTTTCAAACGCGCGTTTGAACCAGTCCGTCATCAAGAAAGCGATGACCATCAAAACGCGAGGCACGGCCAAAGCAATAACTACAAGTAGACATCCCATCGCTCTTCTCCGTTATGATATCGTAACAACACATCCCAGCCCCTTCTTTTTCTCAGAAGCCAAGAATAAACGGGCACCCTTTTTAGCAGCACCTATCCTGATGCGCCGTTGATGGCACGCCCGTCTCTGTCGCCGGGGCTACAGGAGAGCGGTCGGCTATACTGTGTCCCCCGCTTCATCCACGGTCTGCTTGGCAATATCCTTTGCTTTCGCCACGAACTTACGAGCGTTGTCCTTGGCTTTCCGGACGCCAGCCTCCGCGCTCTGCTTGACGTGTCCCATGGCCTGATCCATCTGGCCCTTGGCGCGCAATTTGTCGTTGTTGACCAGCGTACCCGCCGCTTCTTCGATTCGGCCCTTCGCTACTTCTATCGATCCATTCATGATTCCCTCTCTTTTCTTGTTTCGAACGTTGGTTCTTTCGTTGGTGACGAGAGCGTACACCATCGGCTGAACACACGGGTATAGGGTGTAACCCTACGCGCGTATCCCCGGCGTGTCGATCAACATGGCGCCACCCTCCAGAACAAGCAACGGGCGTCGGGAGGTGGTAGAAAAACCCTCGGGACGACGCTATGAATCATGGCGGGGCCGCCCGATGCGTGGCACTGCACACACACCCAGTCGCCCACACACGGCAGGTCACTGGCGGACTCGACTGCGAAACGGAACTTGCCCGCGAGCTCCGCAAAGGTGTCGGCCCCTGTGAAAGATATTCTGGACATCTTTACCCGTTTCTGGCACGGTAGCCTCATGCATTCCCTGCTCCCATCCGGTTCCGGGATGATTTCGGCCAATGCGGACCGATGCCAGCCGAAATGTGATTTGTTATCCATAGCCTTTCAAGCCGTGAGGCGGATCGCAGAAACACTGATTGTCTTTGCAGTCGGGGCCGGGAGCGTGAGGACCCTGGCCGCCGGGGAGGATCCCTTTGCGGACGTTGTGGCCGCGCCACAGGTCGTGGTGAACGCCGCCGCCCTGTCGGAACCGCAGTGGACGGATAATCTGCTCCTCCGCAAGGAGGTGTATCTGCTGTTTGCCACGAGTGACGAGACGGACGGCATCATGTCGCGACTGTCGGCGGGGTTTGAGGTGCAGAAGCGATTCTCCACGGCGACGCGCACGCTGGCATCGGTCGACTATCAGGGACGTCTCGTTTACCGGGATCGCATGCGGGATACATCTGTCGACCCGATGGGGCATGACGCATCGCCGTGGGAGTACGAAACGCATAATGCGTATCTTGACTTCTATAACCTGTTTGGCGGCCCCGGTCGCTTCAATCTCCGGTGCGGCTATTTCTATCAGCCTTTTGGCCTCAACCAGCAGACCGATACGCATGGGACGATCCTGCAACTGTCCAATGACCGCCTGTTTGGTTCGGATCGCGACGGTCAGGCGATTCTGTACGGCACGTTGACGGACGATCTGGATTACACCGTCGGCTACCTGCTGGGCGCAGGACCGGATTTCAAGCTGGCGGGTCAGACGGGCATGGGGATCGCACGCGTGGCGCTAAACAGTGATTGGCTCTTCCGCCGCGGACTTGAGGTCGGGATGAGCGTTGCGGCCGGCGAGCGTGTTTCCGAGTACGACCGGATGCGCATGGAATCGTCTGTGACGAACAACCCGGCCATGGCACGACGCGCCGATACCCCGGCGCGCAACGCGATGGCCGGGTCAATGATCGGCAACGACCCCCTGATTACGACCTTCCGCGCGGGTCTGGACGTGCGCAAACGGATGGATTCCACGATCGGCCCCTTTACGCTGACCGGCGAGGCTGCGATGGGCACGGATGACGGCGATCCCATCCTGTCGGGACTGACGCAGGCGGACTGGCTCAATCCCGGGCGGCGCTGGGGCGTGGCGGCACACGTGCAATACTTCCGGCGCGAGGGTTCAGAGGAACACGACCATGCGGAGGAATCGCGGGCAACCTTTGTGCTTACGCGGTACTTCCGAAACGACGTGGGCAATGCGTCCTTGCACTGGGTCGCCCTGGCGGTGGCGCAAGATCTCCAGCCGTCTGACGGTCCAGACGACACGCTGGCCATGGTTCACTATTACCGGTATTGGTGAGCGTGATGACTGCACACATGCTGCTGTTGACAGGGATTCTGGCGTTGGCTCCGATGATGTCGCGCGCGGCGGTCGGATGTACGCTCAGCAATCCGGCGCGAGACCTCCAGTCCCTTTTCCCTGAGATGACCTCGTATCGCGAGGATGTGAAGGAACTGCCGAAGTTCCCGCAGGGGCGGGAGCTGTATGAAGCGCTCCACGCACGCATGGGCGGCGAACTCGATCCGGTCTACGAAGCCTTCGATACGCCTTACACCCTCTATTCGGTCTTCAAAGGCGAGGAACGGATTGGCTACGTCCACGGCGTCAATGTGCCGGGGCGCGGCGGCGTGATCCAGGTCTTTGTGTCAGCCGAGCCCGCCACAGGGGCGATCAGCAAGCTCTTTTTCCAGCGCCTGGAGAGTCCGGGCGGCGCGATCCTGCGGGCCCGGGAGACGCGCGATCAGTTCACCGGACTTTCGCTGGCCGATTTCTACAAGCACGATTATTATGCGGAGGTCGAGCCCGGCAACACGGCCGACAAGATCGCCCGGATCAAGCCGCCGGCCGCGCTGCCCGAGGATGCGAAACCGGATTGGGACGCGACCTTGCGCGGACTTCGCAAGAATCTGATCCTGCTGGACATCTTTGCGTTCGACCGGCGCTATGAACCGTTTTTCAAACGTGCCGAAGAGGCGCGCCAAAAGAAAGGGAACAAACCATGAAACCTATCCGCAGCGTCGCATGGATGCTATTGGCCACAGCCGTCGCGGGCGTGCTGATCGCCGGATGCGGGCGCAAGGCCGGTCACGGAACGCATTTTGGCGAGCCGTTCACATCCGCGCCGGTTGTGACGATTGCGCAACTGCTGGAAACGCCGGAGGCCTTTCAGCGGAAGCCGGTGCGCGTGCAGGGAACCATCGAACGGCAGTGTCCCATGGCGGGGTGCTGGTTCTTCATACACGACGGGCAGGGCCGTTCCATCAAGGTGGAACTTGGCGACTACCTGCCCAAGTTGCCGCAAAACATCGGCAACATCGCCGAGGCTGAAGGCGAGTTGATCAAAAAAGGGGCTGCCTACGAATTCATCGGCACACGCGTAACGTTCACAAAAAAGGACGCTCCATGACGTTCACGGCTTTCGCATGGAAAAATCTGGTCCGCCGTCCGGTGCGCACGGCGTTGACGGCGGGCGGGGTTGCGCTGGCTGTCGCGGTGTCGGTGAGTCTGGGCGGGTTCAATCTGGGCTACAAGCGGGCCATTGCCGGGAGCATTGAGCAACTCGGTTTTCAGGTGATGGTCATGGCCAAGGGTTGTCCGTATGAGGCGGCGACGATGATGCTCAAGGGCGGCACGGGTTTGCTCTATCTGCCCGAAGATGCACACGCGAAGATCAAGAATGACCCCGATATTGAGGCGATCACTCCGATCTTCATCGGCATCGCCGAAAAACAGGGATCGTCGATCGACGACGCGCCATCAGCCGCATCCTGGACCATCCTGTCGGGTGTGGACGAGGTTTCGTTCCGGGTGATGAAACCCTGGCTGACTTTCAAGCAGGGGCCTGGATATGACGGCGGGCGGTGGTTTTCTGCGGATGCGACCAATGAGGTGGTCATGGGGTTTGAGGCGGCGGAGTACGAGCAGCGCAAGGTGGGCGATGTGTTGTATGCATCCATCACGCCCAATGGCAAAACGGTGCCGGTGATGCATGCCTTCCGGGTGATCGGTGTGCTCGAGCGGAGCGGCTCCCAGGACGACGGCACGGTCTTTCTGCCGCTGAAGACGGCCCAGCAGATTTTTGGGCGCGAGGGGCAACTCACGATCATCGGCATCAAGCTGCGCGAGTTCAACGGCATCCGCATGCGCGAATTTGAGGGGCGATGGATGAGCATTCCCGAGGTGCAGGTGGTGAGCCTGGAGCAGGTGAAAGGCGCGCTGGTGTCGCTCGTCGGCACGGCGCAGACCATGGTGGCGGCGGTGGCCGTGATTGCTGTTATTGTGGCGGTGATTGGCGTGATCAACGCGATTCTGATGAGTGTCTACGAGCGCATGGGCGAGATCGGCATCATGAAGGCCGTCGGTGCGACGCGCATTCAGATCTTCCGGTTGATCTGGACGGAGACCTTGCTGATCTGTCTGGCCGGGGCGGTTGTCGGCTGCCTGCTGGCGGCCATGGGCGCCGGGGCCACGGATGCCGCGCTGCGCCATCTGTTGAACATCGGCGTGACGCAGGGGCTGGTCCGCATCACCCCGGGCCTGCTGGGCGCGGCTGTGTCGGGGTCCGTCATGCTCGGCTTGTTGGCGGGCATCTGGCCGGCGCGCCGCGCGGCGGAATTGCATCCGGTGGAGGCGATTCGCGCCAACGAATAAGGGGGCATCGATGAACGGAGACGTGATTGTCGCGGGACGTGGTCTGTGCCGCTTCTATCTGCGGGGCAGCGAAACGGTGCGTGCGCTCGATGGCGTGGATATCGATGTTCGCCCTGGCGAGTCCGTCTGCATTCTCGGGCCATCCGGTTCGGGAAAAACGACGCTGATCAATTTGCTTTCGGCTTTGGACGCGCCGACCGCCGGCACGCTGACCATCAATGGCCGGCGCGTCGACGGGCTGCCCGAAAACGAGCTGGTGAACATCCGGCGCGGCACCCTGGGGTATGTCTTCCAAAAATTTCATCTGATCCCGACGCTGACCGTGGCCGAGAATGTCGCCCTGCCTCTTTTATTCCTGGGGCGGAAAGCCGATCCAGACGCTCTGGCGCGGGTACTGGATGCGGTGGGCTTGGCTGACCGGGCAACCCATCTTCCAAAAGAACTTTCGGGCGGCCAGATGCAACGGGTGGCCATCGGGCGGGCGCTTGTCACGGGGCCGCGCGTGCTGATCGCCGATGAGCCCACGGGCAACCTGGACAGTCAGACGGGCGGTGCGATCATGGATCTGTTTGTCAAGGCCGTGCGCGAGGAGGGCGTTGCGCTCGTGCTGACCACGCACAACCTGGCGCTTGCGTCCCGATGCGATCACCGTGTCACACTGGAAGACGGACGTGTGAAACAGGGCGCGTGAGGATGCTGCGCGTCCTGTCAGCCCGCCGGTGCAGCAGGTGCCGCACTTTGGGGAGAAGAAAGAAAGGTGTCGCTTGTCATCCTTCAGTTTTCATGCGATACTTGCCCCGCTGCTTGCTTTGGGTCTTTTGTCGCTCGAACAGCGCGCAATTATCCAAACGGGGGGCACTGCTGTCAACGCAATCACAACAGGTTCAACCTGTGTGTTGTATTGGGGTTATACTCAACGCAATCCTAATCGGTCTGTCGGGGGTGCGCGTCCCTCACCCGCCACCGATCAAACCGGGTTTCGGGGCCCGTCCGGGCAGCCATGATGGTTAAATCTCAGGCGATCGCGCTTAAAATCCGCCCCTGGTCTCGCACGTCCCATGTGGTGACTTGGCTGACCCCGGATCACGGTCGGACGGTGACCTCGGTCAAGGGCGCCTGCCGGCCCAAAAGCGCTTTTCTGGGTCAATACGACGTCGGCGCGACCTGCGAGCTGCTCTTCTATGCGCGCGACCGGGGCGGCATCCACGCCATCCGAGAATGCACGCCATCGGAAATCCGCGAACCGCTCCACGCCGATTGGCGCGCGGGAGCGGCAGCTTCCTATTTCTGCGATCTGACCGCCTCGGTCACCGTCCCCATGCAGGAGGCGCAGGCCCTCTTCGCCCTGTTAAGCCAGTCACTCGATGCCCTGTGCGCGCAGACTCCGGGAACCGGACACCTGCTCGCCTTTGAGATCGCCATGCTCGACCGGCTGGGCATTCTCCCCGACCTCGCGCGCTGCCCGGGCTGTCACACCCCGGAACGCGACTGGCTCCGGTTTTCACTCGCCTCGGGCCGGCTGCTCTGCGCCCATGCATCGGCCGCCGCCATCCTGGAACCCTCGATCACCCTCCACCGCGACGTTGTGGCGGCC contains:
- a CDS encoding ABC transporter permease, translated to MTFTAFAWKNLVRRPVRTALTAGGVALAVAVSVSLGGFNLGYKRAIAGSIEQLGFQVMVMAKGCPYEAATMMLKGGTGLLYLPEDAHAKIKNDPDIEAITPIFIGIAEKQGSSIDDAPSAASWTILSGVDEVSFRVMKPWLTFKQGPGYDGGRWFSADATNEVVMGFEAAEYEQRKVGDVLYASITPNGKTVPVMHAFRVIGVLERSGSQDDGTVFLPLKTAQQIFGREGQLTIIGIKLREFNGIRMREFEGRWMSIPEVQVVSLEQVKGALVSLVGTAQTMVAAVAVIAVIVAVIGVINAILMSVYERMGEIGIMKAVGATRIQIFRLIWTETLLICLAGAVVGCLLAAMGAGATDAALRHLLNIGVTQGLVRITPGLLGAAVSGSVMLGLLAGIWPARRAAELHPVEAIRANE
- a CDS encoding DUF4920 domain-containing protein, with protein sequence MKPIRSVAWMLLATAVAGVLIAGCGRKAGHGTHFGEPFTSAPVVTIAQLLETPEAFQRKPVRVQGTIERQCPMAGCWFFIHDGQGRSIKVELGDYLPKLPQNIGNIAEAEGELIKKGAAYEFIGTRVTFTKKDAP
- the tal gene encoding transaldolase → MKINPVKHVETLGQSIWLDYIRRDLIAGGELRRLIEEDGLRGMTSNPAIFEKAIVESHDYDEDIRDLAVKGKGAQDIYEAITRRDVQSAADAFRPLYDRTDGKDGYISLEVNPHLAHNTPGTLMEARRLWSALNRPNVFIKVPATVEGLPAIRQLIGEGINVNVTLIFGLSRYRQVAEAYIAGIEARLSQRQAVNHVASVASFFVSRIDVLVDPLLKPIIEKNGPAADVAKEALGQVAIASAKMAYQIFKEIFDGDRFRSLAAQGAHVQRLLWASTGTKNPDYSDVKYVEALIGPDTVNTAPVETFDAYRDHGDAQARLEKDVAHAARILKRLSDIGISLDAVTQQLEDEGVTKFNQPFDKLMENLMQRSSKQQPKGKA
- the recO gene encoding DNA repair protein RecO; translated protein: MMVKSQAIALKIRPWSRTSHVVTWLTPDHGRTVTSVKGACRPKSAFLGQYDVGATCELLFYARDRGGIHAIRECTPSEIREPLHADWRAGAAASYFCDLTASVTVPMQEAQALFALLSQSLDALCAQTPGTGHLLAFEIAMLDRLGILPDLARCPGCHTPERDWLRFSLASGRLLCAHASAAAILEPSITLHRDVVAALSGHLSPESALQLPHSGDVALGIRRFLGLFIRYHLDLPPAARQVTFDLLAEPPVSGATADL
- a CDS encoding ABC transporter ATP-binding protein translates to MNGDVIVAGRGLCRFYLRGSETVRALDGVDIDVRPGESVCILGPSGSGKTTLINLLSALDAPTAGTLTINGRRVDGLPENELVNIRRGTLGYVFQKFHLIPTLTVAENVALPLLFLGRKADPDALARVLDAVGLADRATHLPKELSGGQMQRVAIGRALVTGPRVLIADEPTGNLDSQTGGAIMDLFVKAVREEGVALVLTTHNLALASRCDHRVTLEDGRVKQGA